The genomic segment ACACTAGGATAAAAAACTTGCAGTTTGAATAGAACTAACCTGGATGCCTGGATCCAAGCACAAGATCAGCTCTGAACcatccaaagaaaataatgACAATGGAAAAAGTTCTAGAAGGTGTTTGCTTTAATACTTTTTGGATTATATACAAGAAGCCACAATGAGTTCCACACAGTAGTGAAGATTTAACCATGGAGAAAACCCCTCTTTTGACGGTATAACAGGATAGAAGTACAGGTGAATGTGTGTACTGTGGATATAGCTCTCCAGAAGCCTAAAGCATGCAATggtttcaaaatgaaaaatatagaTATGGACACAATGTTACAAATGCAAGATGCGTGGCTGTAAATATAGGACATAGAAAGGAATATCTCAGTCAAAAAAAATCTCAGTTGAATCATTATTAGTTGATCAATAAACTTCATGCCTAAATTAGATAGGTATACCATTTATTCAAGCGGATGGAAGCATCCTTCTTCTTCCGACTTAGAGTTCTTGCAAAGATTTGCCATTCAACTGGAATATCTGATTCGTTCGAGACATACTCCATGTCCATGCCATTGGCAAAAGGCAAATCCCTTTTCTTCTCAACATCTGAAAGATTTGAAATGCTCAAAGAAGGAGAGGGCAAAAGATGAAGATTTTGTAGCTGCTCTCCTAAAAATGAAGCTAAGTTAAGCACATCTTCCCATGATAGTACATCTCTTCTGCAATAGAAATTGAAGGGAAGATTAATAAAAGCACCAATCTAATTTTAGACATCTCCAGTTGTAGAAGTTAAGATCCATTCAAAATAAGGAAGAacttgtaaaattaaaaaaatacttacAACTGAGCAAATATCTTTCCTTTGCAACGCTTTGTTATAAGGTAAGGCCAAATACTTGTAGATCCAGCTGAACTATCTGCTCCACATGCTAGTGATCCAGCTTTTCTGTATTCAAACAGTTTCTTGCTCCATACACCAAAAGGGAAAACATCACATTTGTCCTCCTCTGGAATCAAATTGCACTTTCCAATCACACCAGGCACTTCTTTACCATCCCAACAATCAATTTTGCAAGATCCATTTTCCAAATGCAGAATCCCACTAGCAAATACATTAGGGATGTGGTTTTTCAGAGGTGAGTTGACTTCACAAAGAGCACTGTAGAATTCAAGCTGCACGGAAGGAAATGCTAAAGTTACAGTATGTAGAAGGTCCATGGACATGAAGAGTATAACTACACAAATAAACCTACCTCAGTGCCTAAACCATATATTGAAGATTCCAGCCCTCCttcaacaaagattttgaccacatATTCATCCATGACATAGACCTGTTACAGATCGATTGGAACAATCAGCAAAAACTAGAAGTTCTCTGTTGATcatatgatttaatttataaaatttactGTTAGTCATCAACAGATGACATAGAGATCAATCctttaatatcaaaattcttATCAACATGCTAAGCGAACATCTCTCTAATCACATGTTGCAGAAGACCACCATTGGGAACCCTCACCAGTCTTGAGTAGTCCTTATCGAGCTCTTAAGATTTGTTTCAAAGTTCATGCGTCCACTGGAATAAGGTTATTGTGGCAAACACACCTTTCTACAAGGTAATGACAAGTTCACAGAATATCCTTGAATTGATTCTACAATCAATTCCCCTTACTTTCCATATCTAAAAGAAAAGCGTACTTCAAGAGATAAATGAAAACAACAATAAACTCACAGGATTGCTGCCTGTTCCTACAGGAAGCTTCTCATTATCGTTGGGGAAAGGCAAATTGTGAAAGAAACAGATTTTCCCCAAGCATTCCAGCCATTTGTCGGCATTTACTGCAAGACATGCTCCCTAGGACAATCAGAGAAAAAATGCGAAATATAAAGTTAGGAACAAGAAAATTATTACTTGCTATGCCAGAGGAGTTTTTAAATAATCTATAAGAACTTCTGGAGTTTTTCTATCAACCAAATCTCCTAATAATCTATACAGACTTCTACTTGTCTTCTTCAAcgatttgaaatttatttttaaaagaatatctTCTTAGAATATGCTTTGTTGGAGGGATGGAGATACTTGTGTTCAAATGTAACATGCGTGGAGTCATACCTTCCAAATCAGCTCTCTCATTCCTGGTTTTCCGACCCAAAGCTTGGAAAGCCATTCCCTCATTTCTCGTGGTCCTATGCAGTTGCCTGAGCTCCATGGAGAAGTATAGTGGTCCCTCTCTCGATCCAGAAACACGGCCAAGAAATTTATATcataagaaaaatcttgtttccataGATTATAGCTTTTATTGGCACCATTAGTAATTCCTTTGTGATTCTCACTGTATTGAGATCTTAGAGTTCTGACCCTCTTCTCTTTCCTCGTTAGGTCTGAGTAACTAAAATTGTCTTTGTCAAAGGACATGTTCTTTTCGATGTTCTCTAGACTGCCTTCATCAAGAGCAAGCAACCCAGCACGGCAAACTCCTTTATGGCAGTAACCAGGAGCCATATCTAGACatacaaattcaaaatttttggaatttacaaaattttgtGTCACAGCAACCGTTGTTTCCAGATTCAGGACACAGTGCCACCATCCACTTGGAACAAAAATTGTCTCCCCAGGTAGTTGGGTACACTCAATTGGCTTGTCTTCATCAGCAAGAAGTGGATAAAAATCAAGCCACCACTGTACACAAATGAAGAAGGATTCAACAAAGGTTAACCCCAAAAAATTCAACAAGAACTAGGAAGTGAAAAACAGGGCCTAGGATATCAGAATTAGATACCTGCAGCGAGGATGGAGTATCAATGTTAACATCACCATCTTCGTCATTTACATGCACCGTGACACCCAAAGGTACTCTTCCAGGAGGATACAGTGCCCACCTGTTGAAAAATATTGAGGCATGAGATCCTGGATATCACTTTTCAACTACAGTAAAGCAATTTAAGAGACAACCTTATGCAGCCGAAACTAAACTATTGGCCAGTTTATGGTGCACCAAACAGCACGTCACTAGTAAAAGGTCAAATTAGACAGATAATACAAAACATTTAATAGATTTTCTGGAGGATATTCCTAAATTAGCTCCATCAACAGACTTGTTTCTTAAGCTTGAGGCATAATATGTGAAACTCAAAATCACTGACATGGAAGCATTTTATAATACAGAGAAACATCTCAAAAATACCTTTTACGGCCACACAGAAGAGTATTCCAGGCACTGGTAAGTGCTGGATCAACATGCCAAGAGGCACCAGACCTCCCTGGTCCAATGATAAGCCATCTGAATGGTGGTCGACTATCtctttctaaaacatcaaaaaagtcttcttgaaatattttggGCACATTGTAATCCTTCAACAAGCCTGGTGCAGCTTCCCCAAACTGCATAACAAATAATCAAAGCACTTTCAAAACTTTCTACAAAGGCCATTATCTGATCCTATCCTgcccaagaaaagaaataactTATATGAATGGTATGACTACCCTAGGCTCACcttatcatcaaaaatataaagagGATCCTCATCATGCTGTACTTTCATGTATGATACGTAATCCTtgaatttcattgaaactttTCCAGGGGTTCTTTGAGAAATCTTGAATGCTGTATCTCCATATTTCAGCAGTAGCTGGTCTATTGTCCAAGTATTCCTTGCAGGCCAAGTATCGGCTAATCCAGTGAGCAAAACCTGGAATGTAGATCATCAAGAACCCATCCAAAAAGCATGcaattagttttatttataCAGTTGCTAACATAGAATACTGActaataaagaaaacaatgaAGAAAGTAACATTTATGAACAAAATGCAACTGATTCTTCCAATAAATGTAATTTAAATACTCAGTAAAAGTCTAAAAGGACTAATATCAAGTTTCTATGGGTAccataataattatttgaagaaGCAGCAAGTTCAATATATTTTGCTgagcataaaaaaatatatagcgTACCGGTTTATTCCCATCATATTCACGATGAAACTGTTCCGCAGATAGGTCTTTCTGTCTTTCGACATTTCCATCATCAAAAGAAAACCCGTCTAATGTAGTATGGCATCGATATAATCTTCTGTATAAGAATAAAGAGCTAAATcctaccaaaaaaaaatccccaCAATTACTCATATCAATACTATCATTCCAAAATGAAAAGAAGATATTGCAAAAAGTAAAAgtatttatgtttatatataaacaaatgcATGAGGTTTTATTTACCATCAAACTGCAATGGTTTTCTGCAATGTTCTATAAATTCATTCGCCAAATTCTCTCTGCATcatttcccaaaaaaaaaacacagaaTTAGAAGATAAATGCTAAATCGaaaacaaacaacaaaaaaagaaaattattttcagtTAAATGGAGCTTACAAATGCAAGACTGTCTTTTTCCAGAAGCCTTTGTATTGAAGTGGACCGTTGACTTTCTTGAGGCAAAGACTCATCCAAAGCGGTTCTTCATTGCAGAATATATACATAACACTAACAAATTCAAACCAAAAAAggaattaagaaaatttgaacAAAAGAGAGGAtattcaaaattgaaaatatcgGAATTGGAAaagtaaagaataaaaagagagCAAAAGACCAAAACCTGCTAACGCAAGCGAGACGAGCGATGTCTCGAGGAGTGAGGTAATCTAAGATGGTGCAGATGAGTTCGTCGGGAAGGGATTTGAGGTTGCCGAGGGCATCGGCTCGGCGGTCTTCGAGCGAGAAAGTATGAGATTGCTGAGAAATTTCCATTGAtggaggtttttttttttttttgaagagtGGAGGGAATGTTGGATAGATGCTAACAGAGaaacagaaagaaagaaggtTTTGGGGAAGAAATAGCTTGGtcttttaaacattttgcTTAGAAAGAACGCGGAGCGATGCTGCCACGTGGAACCGTCTTTCTTGCGCGCGGTTTTACCGTGTGCCTGCGAAGAATTTCTCACGcgccttttccttttccctaATTTCTATCCTCTCTCCtttcatttttctatttattctTTCGGccaatattttctttattttattacttctttctttcttctttttcagtACTTTCACGCGCCTTTTCCTTCTCTTAATTTCTTTCCcctgctcttttttttttgccaatatttttctttattttattaattctttcttttaaaaaaagagaaataaaagttcTCTTTCATTGTAGTTTTaatattagaagaaattttcCACTTGTATTTGCATATgatataattatatgaattgCCAAGGGAGTTTGGCAGCTAATAGCCAGGGCATGATTATTGATTAGTGTTTTTGCAATTAGATTCATAATATTAAGTAAGATGGATCCCTCTTGAGCTCAAAGCCCAAAACTGTGGATCGAACGCCTCGGTTTAAATGCAAGTTGTTAGGTCTtgttatttcaaaatcatttttatgttttcaaattaaGGTTGAGTGTATTCAATTTCCTGTTAAGATCTTTCCTATTCCCCTTCTGATAGAACTATAAAAGGACTAGAGATGATCACGAGCCAAGTCAGTTCAAGGCCCAACTTTATTGAATTCGTACCCGAACGTGGAGCggaaaattttttcaaaaggaGGCCTAAACATGCCCACTAAGCATATAATGCTTAAGACAAGCGCTAGAAAGATGTAACAAGCAGTGTTCATATGCCTTACTATTCATCCCACAAATTGCACATGTTCTCTGGAAAGTTCAAACTAGAACGAGTTAAGATGGTATTTGGATCAGGCTTAAAGGTTAGTTTTAAATTTAGGCAGTCATTCAGCATTATGGGCTTTAAACATATTGAGCCCGTTCTAATGTTTGCTGTATTGGAGATTGGAGCATCTGGGCCAAGCGGGGCTTTGCGTGCAGCCATCAATCACCATCCCCGCACGGTTACCACGTTTCCCCCAAAGCTCATACTGTATACCTTGATAGTGACAAGAAGGAATAAATTAGTACACCCAACCTTTTACCCTTTCTTCCATGTGAAAACTTTGTATGACCACAACAATCATAGAACGCAGTCTTCCGAGCAATTTCAGAATTCATTCATAgcttaattatttattccTCAAAGCTGTCACTTTCTCTCAGTATGAACATACAATAAAGGACATAACTTGAGAATCCCAAAGTAAAAGGTATTAATGTAGCGCCAGTAACAACttagagaaaggaaaaaaaaaaaaaagaacaaacatATTGGTCTGCTGGTGGCTGGGTCATTGAGGCCACTCTACAGCCCTAAGGCCAGAGATTTCTGTGAGCTGATCCTCCTCTTTCTAAGGCGCTCTGCTATGATGAAGGCAAGCTCAAGAGATTGTGAGGCATTGAGCCGAGGGTCACAGTGGGTGTGGTATCGTGAACCCAAGTCATCAAATGTAACATTTTTCGATCCACCAATGCATTCTGTCACATTCTGGCCGGTCATCTCTAGATGAACTCCTCCAGGATGACTTCCTTCTTGCTCATGCACATCGAAGAAAGCTCTCACTTCAGCCTGCCAAATAGatgcaaaattaattttaatattaaaaataaacaaaaggatatgttataaaatgaaattcaCTTATAAGATTGGCATCATCATCCatattttatgtgaaaatataaaagtttttGATCCAATTATAAGGCAACcatataaaaagaaacaaaacgacaaccatataaaaagaaaaatggtcTGAGCTTTTTTCAACCTTCAGGGCCATGTTTTTGTGTCTAAGGGCCAAGGTTTTTGTATCTAAGGGCTGTCCATGCCCTCTGATTTAATGAAACTTActccatttcaaaaaaaaaaaaaagaaacaaaacaacagaATCTTTCCAAGTGCTACCCGAGGTCAATTGAGGCTCATCAAGAGTAGGCTAAAGTAAACTTTAAAGAGATGTTATACTGCAACATGTGTTTGAATCCATCATAGGATAGGGAAATATGACCACCTACCAACTGAAGACAAATTCTAACCTAAAATTATTATGATCATGCTTAAGTAATCTCATTAGACTGTTTGGCCCAAACAAGTTTAAGAAGTAGTCCATTTCCCACCAACCCCACCATAATATATTTGACTTCAAAACTCTCTTC from the Theobroma cacao cultivar B97-61/B2 chromosome 8, Criollo_cocoa_genome_V2, whole genome shotgun sequence genome contains:
- the LOC18592126 gene encoding F-box protein At1g78280 isoform X2, translated to MEISQQSHTFSLEDRRADALGNLKSLPDELICTILDYLTPRDIARLACVSSVMYIFCNEEPLWMSLCLKKVNGPLQYKGFWKKTVLHLENLANEFIEHCRKPLQFDGFSSLFLYRRLYRCHTTLDGFSFDDGNVERQKDLSAEQFHREYDGNKPVLLTGLADTWPARNTWTIDQLLLKYGDTAFKISQRTPGKVSMKFKDYVSYMKVQHDEDPLYIFDDKFGEAAPGLLKDYNVPKIFQEDFFDVLERDSRPPFRWLIIGPGRSGASWHVDPALTSAWNTLLCGRKRWALYPPGRVPLGVTVHVNDEDGDVNIDTPSSLQWWLDFYPLLADEDKPIECTQLPGETIFVPSGWWHCVLNLETTVAVTQNFVNSKNFEFVCLDMAPGYCHKGVCRAGLLALDEGSLENIEKNMSFDKDNFSYSDLTRKEKRVRTLRSQYSENHKGITNGANKSYNLWKQDFSYDINFLAVFLDRERDHYTSPWSSGNCIGPREMREWLSKLWVGKPGMRELIWKGACLAVNADKWLECLGKICFFHNLPFPNDNEKLPVGTGSNPVYVMDEYVVKIFVEGGLESSIYGLGTELEFYSALCEVNSPLKNHIPNVFASGILHLENGSCKIDCWDGKEVPGVIGKCNLIPEEDKCDVFPFGVWSKKLFEYRKAGSLACGADSSAGSTSIWPYLITKRCKGKIFAQLRDVLSWEDVLNLASFLGEQLQNLHLLPSPSLSISNLSDVEKKRDLPFANGMDMEYVSNESDIPVEWQIFARTLSRKKKDASIRLNKWLLESYIHSTHIHLYFYPVIPSKEGFSPWLNLHYCVELIVASCI
- the LOC18592126 gene encoding F-box protein At1g78280 isoform X1, translated to MEISQQSHTFSLEDRRADALGNLKSLPDELICTILDYLTPRDIARLACVSSVMYIFCNEEPLWMSLCLKKVNGPLQYKGFWKKTVLHLENLANEFIEHCRKPLQFDGFSSLFLYRRLYRCHTTLDGFSFDDGNVERQKDLSAEQFHREYDGNKPVLLTGLADTWPARNTWTIDQLLLKYGDTAFKISQRTPGKVSMKFKDYVSYMKVQHDEDPLYIFDDKFGEAAPGLLKDYNVPKIFQEDFFDVLERDSRPPFRWLIIGPGRSGASWHVDPALTSAWNTLLCGRKRWALYPPGRVPLGVTVHVNDEDGDVNIDTPSSLQWWLDFYPLLADEDKPIECTQLPGETIFVPSGWWHCVLNLETTVAVTQNFVNSKNFEFVCLDMAPGYCHKGVCRAGLLALDEGSLENIEKNMSFDKDNFSYSDLTRKEKRVRTLRSQYSENHKGITNGANKSYNLWKQDFSYDINFLAVFLDRERDHYTSPWSSGNCIGPREMREWLSKLWVGKPGMRELIWKGACLAVNADKWLECLGKICFFHNLPFPNDNEKLPVGTGSNPVYVMDEYVVKIFVEGGLESSIYGLGTELEFYSALCEVNSPLKNHIPNVFASGILHLENGSCKIDCWDGKEVPGVIGKCNLIPEEDKCDVFPFGVWSKKLFEYRKAGSLACGADSSAGSTSIWPYLITKRCKGKIFAQLRDVLSWEDVLNLASFLGEQLQNLHLLPSPSLSISNLSDVEKKRDLPFANGMDMEYVSNESDIPVEWQIFARTLSRKKKDASIRLNKWGDPIPKMLIEKVEEYLPDDFLKLLSVYEENGVKRVCKPLSWIHSDIMDDNIYMEPSCMSCSNGIAAQTNNGSLNGHNNGGEEKSWHPNYILDFSDLSIGDPIYDLIPVHLDVFRGDSRLLKHFLQSYKLPLMRKTSENGSVTACDKFGRLSYHAMCYCILHEENILGAIFSIWKELRTAESWEEVEQTVWGELNNYEGFS